The following are encoded in a window of Flavobacterium psychrotrophum genomic DNA:
- a CDS encoding ankyrin repeat domain-containing protein: protein MTKSTLTTFKNLLGYNGKKVNEEKALEVLNEIGVSAIDVTGDTPLIIAAYLERVNILKILIERVDDIDYRVPGAIVEESALLRACDQRRLESIKLLVEAGANLEQTDRFNLTPLSKIFTNTFSDPLPAAKYLIGRGAEITEKVINMGMSWNRERFSEFLKTMDYGFDAESFPENEESLENEKETFENNIDIKHLHTIVNSEDYFETSKIMWQKLVPRSGQATTVQGELIRAIEKLRDEAQRNGSANFNKNCHLILVNYLKTYLTDKNIFNEIEIAETNNNLNLLSREKNPYLDDDVYDNIITKIVDWSVKTLELVPHNYNDKLNC, encoded by the coding sequence ATGACAAAAAGCACACTTACCACATTTAAGAATCTTTTGGGTTACAACGGTAAAAAAGTTAATGAAGAAAAAGCTCTTGAAGTACTGAACGAAATAGGGGTTAGTGCGATAGATGTAACAGGAGATACCCCATTGATTATTGCAGCCTACTTAGAACGTGTTAACATCCTGAAAATCCTGATTGAGCGGGTTGATGATATAGACTATAGAGTGCCTGGTGCAATCGTTGAGGAATCAGCTTTGCTTCGGGCTTGCGACCAAAGGCGTTTAGAAAGCATAAAATTGCTTGTTGAAGCTGGTGCTAACCTGGAACAAACGGATAGATTTAATTTAACCCCTCTTTCTAAAATATTTACGAATACTTTTTCGGATCCACTTCCAGCAGCAAAATACCTAATAGGTAGAGGCGCTGAAATTACAGAAAAAGTTATAAATATGGGAATGTCTTGGAACAGGGAAAGATTTTCTGAGTTTTTGAAAACTATGGATTACGGATTTGATGCTGAATCATTCCCCGAAAATGAAGAAAGTCTTGAAAATGAAAAAGAAACTTTTGAAAATAATATCGATATTAAACATCTTCATACTATAGTTAATAGTGAAGATTATTTTGAAACATCAAAGATAATGTGGCAGAAACTTGTCCCTAGATCAGGGCAGGCAACAACAGTACAGGGAGAATTAATAAGGGCAATTGAAAAACTCAGGGATGAAGCCCAACGGAATGGCAGTGCCAACTTTAATAAAAATTGCCACCTGATATTAGTTAACTACCTTAAGACGTATCTGACCGACAAAAATATTTTTAATGAAATTGAAATTGCCGAAACAAATAATAATTTAAACCTGTTGTCAAGAGAGAAAAATCCCTATTTAGATGATGATGTCTATGACAACATTATAACTAAGATTGTTGATTGGTCAGTAAAAACTTTGGAATTGGTTCCACACAATTATAATGATAAATTAAATTGCTAA
- a CDS encoding S9 family peptidase — MNKLLWLFLLSGAAATAQQNLTIQQATYGSYQEFATKGLLMPQWRPNTHTLTYVDAGYTKLMARTEAGNWSENVLLSVEDIAKALHAKFPSESFELRMFPMDYTWKDKTSIYFETENSSGQYMVLFDIDAKAIKSIVGSGEGTEKQTLAPNGITAAWLQGNNIVISKDGKQVFVTKDADKGIVNGTDYVHRQEFGIDKGMWWAPASDKLLYYRKDETMVANYPLVQWGGRIASVKEDKYPMAGMKSEEVTLVVYDIASGKNTTLKTEGPKEQFLTSVTWSPDGKQVYVGVLNREQNHLKLNKYDAATGAFIKTLFEEQATTYVEPLHGLTFVPGNNSQFLYRTEKEGYEQLYLYNTDGKLVKKLGYKDVVVTGDITFDAGAKNVYYTGTANNGLDRQLFKVELKSGKTTQVTTGSGTHTAIASTDGAFIEDSFSSTTTPNDVNIISTKGGKINNLLKAENPYTGKTVLPKMELVTITAADGKTPLNGRIIYPANFDAAKKYPVMVYVYGGPHAQLVTNKWLGGTGLFDYYMAQHGYVVFTVDNRGSDARGRDFEHVVHRNLGVNEMADQMKGVDYLKSKSFVDQDRIGVYGWSFGGFMATSLMTDQADTFKVGVAGGPVCDWKFYEVMYGERYMDTPQENPEGYDKVNVIKKAPKLKGHLLMIHGAQDNVVVQQHSMEFIQACIQAGKQVDYFLYPTHEHNVRGKDRYHLNQKIADYFDTYLKK, encoded by the coding sequence ATGAACAAACTACTATGGCTGTTCCTGCTATCAGGTGCGGCTGCTACTGCCCAGCAAAACCTTACCATACAGCAGGCTACCTATGGTTCTTACCAGGAATTTGCCACAAAAGGCCTTTTGATGCCGCAATGGAGGCCTAATACCCATACGCTTACTTATGTAGATGCGGGTTACACAAAACTGATGGCACGTACTGAAGCGGGTAACTGGTCAGAAAACGTACTGCTTTCGGTAGAAGATATAGCAAAGGCACTTCATGCAAAATTCCCGTCGGAGTCTTTTGAATTGAGGATGTTCCCTATGGACTACACCTGGAAAGATAAAACCAGTATTTACTTTGAAACAGAAAATAGTTCAGGACAATACATGGTGCTTTTTGATATAGATGCAAAAGCTATTAAAAGCATTGTAGGATCTGGCGAGGGTACAGAAAAGCAAACCCTTGCGCCAAACGGCATTACGGCAGCTTGGCTTCAGGGCAATAATATTGTGATAAGCAAGGACGGTAAGCAGGTATTTGTTACCAAAGATGCCGATAAAGGCATTGTAAACGGTACCGATTATGTGCACCGCCAGGAATTTGGTATTGATAAAGGGATGTGGTGGGCACCAGCCAGCGATAAGCTGCTATATTATCGCAAAGACGAAACTATGGTAGCTAACTATCCGCTTGTACAATGGGGTGGGCGCATAGCCAGTGTAAAAGAAGATAAGTACCCAATGGCAGGTATGAAGAGCGAGGAAGTTACCCTGGTGGTATATGACATTGCTTCAGGAAAAAATACCACGCTTAAAACAGAGGGGCCTAAAGAGCAATTCCTTACCAGTGTTACCTGGTCGCCAGATGGCAAACAGGTATATGTAGGTGTGCTGAACCGTGAGCAAAATCACCTGAAACTAAATAAATATGATGCTGCTACAGGTGCTTTTATAAAAACATTGTTTGAGGAGCAGGCAACTACTTATGTAGAGCCATTGCACGGGCTTACTTTTGTACCGGGCAATAACAGCCAGTTCCTGTACCGTACCGAGAAGGAAGGCTATGAGCAATTATACCTTTATAATACCGATGGTAAACTGGTAAAGAAACTGGGCTACAAAGACGTAGTGGTAACAGGCGACATTACTTTTGACGCCGGCGCTAAAAATGTGTATTACACGGGTACGGCTAATAACGGCCTTGACAGGCAGTTGTTTAAAGTGGAGCTTAAATCGGGTAAAACAACACAGGTTACTACGGGCTCTGGTACGCATACTGCGATAGCAAGTACTGATGGTGCGTTTATAGAAGACAGCTTTAGCAGTACTACCACGCCAAACGATGTAAACATCATAAGCACAAAAGGTGGTAAGATCAATAACCTGCTTAAAGCTGAAAATCCATACACGGGTAAAACAGTATTGCCTAAAATGGAACTGGTTACCATAACCGCTGCCGATGGTAAAACGCCGCTAAACGGACGTATTATTTACCCGGCTAATTTTGATGCTGCTAAAAAATACCCGGTAATGGTATATGTTTATGGTGGCCCCCACGCGCAGCTTGTTACGAATAAGTGGCTGGGCGGTACAGGGTTGTTTGACTATTATATGGCACAACACGGTTATGTGGTGTTTACGGTAGACAACCGTGGCAGCGATGCCCGAGGCCGTGATTTTGAGCACGTAGTACACCGCAACCTTGGCGTTAACGAAATGGCCGACCAGATGAAAGGTGTAGACTATCTTAAATCTAAAAGTTTTGTAGACCAGGACAGGATAGGTGTCTATGGCTGGAGCTTTGGTGGCTTTATGGCAACTTCGTTAATGACAGACCAGGCAGATACTTTTAAAGTAGGTGTTGCCGGTGGTCCGGTATGCGACTGGAAATTTTATGAGGTAATGTATGGCGAGCGCTATATGGATACTCCACAGGAAAATCCTGAAGGTTATGATAAAGTAAATGTTATTAAAAAAGCACCTAAGCTAAAAGGGCACTTACTAATGATACATGGTGCGCAGGATAATGTAGTGGTGCAGCAACACAGTATGGAGTTTATACAGGCGTGCATACAGGCAGGCAAACAGGTAGATTACTTTTTGTATCCTACGCACGAGCACAATGTGCGTGGCAAAGACCGTTACCACCTGAACCAAAAAATTGCTGACTACTTTGATACGTATCTAAAGAAGTAA
- a CDS encoding DUF7660 family protein, which produces MEALSTYANDIQGYYDNTNQNINADQPSWKTFSDIFRGAKIYE; this is translated from the coding sequence TTGGAAGCCCTAAGCACTTACGCGAATGATATACAGGGTTATTATGACAACACTAATCAAAACATCAATGCTGACCAGCCAAGCTGGAAAACTTTTTCAGATATATTTCGCGGGGCAAAAATTTACGAATAA
- a CDS encoding aminotransferase class I/II-fold pyridoxal phosphate-dependent enzyme, with protein MKNFNPADNIQDLQYFGEFGGVNPSISDSSTYTFLSAKTMFDTFEGNADGCYLYSRHSSPSNLYLGQALAAMEGTETANVAASGMGAITSVLLQLCQSGDHIVSSRTIYGGTYAFMKNFMPKLGITTTFVDTTKIEKVEAAITPNTKVLYCETVSNPLLEIADIAALSRLAKKHNLKLVVDNTFSPLSVSPVKLGADVVVHSLTKFINGSSDTVGGVACGTQAFIDEMRNVNNGAAMLLGPTMDSLRAASVMKNLRTLHIRMKQHSHNALYLATRFEQDGLKVVYPGLKSHPGHELYKGMINPEYGFGGLMTLDVGSLDKANELMELMQHRNLGYLAVSLGFYKTLFSAPGTSTSSEIPLDEQKEMGLTDGLIRFSIGLDNDIERTYKMMRECMETVGVFKEAVSEF; from the coding sequence ATGAAAAATTTCAATCCCGCAGATAACATACAGGACCTGCAATATTTTGGCGAATTTGGCGGAGTAAACCCTTCAATATCAGATTCGTCTACCTATACATTCCTTTCGGCAAAAACAATGTTTGATACCTTTGAAGGCAATGCCGATGGCTGCTATCTGTACAGCCGTCACTCATCGCCCAGTAACCTGTACTTAGGCCAGGCGCTTGCCGCTATGGAAGGTACCGAGACTGCTAACGTGGCTGCATCGGGTATGGGGGCAATAACATCGGTACTGTTACAGCTTTGCCAAAGCGGCGACCACATAGTATCGAGCCGCACCATTTATGGCGGTACCTATGCCTTTATGAAAAACTTTATGCCTAAGCTGGGCATTACCACAACTTTTGTAGATACCACAAAAATAGAAAAGGTAGAAGCTGCCATTACTCCAAATACTAAAGTGTTGTACTGCGAAACGGTAAGTAATCCGTTGCTTGAAATAGCCGATATTGCTGCCCTGAGCCGCCTTGCCAAAAAACATAACCTTAAACTGGTTGTAGACAATACCTTCTCGCCATTGTCTGTTTCGCCTGTAAAACTGGGAGCCGATGTGGTGGTACACAGCCTTACCAAATTTATAAACGGCAGCAGCGATACTGTGGGTGGGGTAGCGTGTGGTACCCAGGCATTTATTGATGAGATGCGAAACGTAAACAACGGCGCCGCCATGCTGCTGGGACCAACGATGGACAGCCTGCGTGCGGCAAGTGTTATGAAGAACCTGCGCACCCTGCACATCCGTATGAAACAACACAGCCATAATGCGCTGTACCTTGCCACACGTTTTGAACAGGACGGACTTAAGGTGGTATATCCGGGGCTTAAGAGCCATCCAGGGCATGAGCTGTATAAGGGCATGATAAATCCTGAGTATGGTTTTGGCGGACTCATGACTCTTGACGTGGGTAGCCTTGATAAAGCCAACGAACTTATGGAATTGATGCAGCACCGCAACCTGGGGTACCTTGCTGTAAGTTTAGGATTCTACAAAACCTTATTTAGCGCGCCGGGTACATCAACATCAAGTGAAATACCGTTGGATGAACAAAAAGAAATGGGACTTACAGACGGGCTTATCCGTTTTTCGATAGGGCTTGATAATGATATAGAACGCACATATAAGATGATGCGTGAATGTATGGAAACTGTGGGAGTATTTAAAGAAGCTGTTTCTGAATTTTAG